The proteins below come from a single Synergistaceae bacterium genomic window:
- a CDS encoding prepilin-type N-terminal cleavage/methylation domain-containing protein, with protein MFKEVSRMRKGFTLIEMLIVIVVIGILSSMMMLSST; from the coding sequence ATTTTTAAGGAGGTCTCACGAATGCGAAAAGGTTTCACGCTCATAGAAATGTTAATAGTAATTGTAGTTATCGGCATATTAAGTTCGATGATGATGCTTTCAAGCAC